The Diorhabda sublineata isolate icDioSubl1.1 chromosome 6, icDioSubl1.1, whole genome shotgun sequence genome includes a window with the following:
- the LOC130445067 gene encoding perlucin-like isoform X3 gives MKYQVKTKKMYRTSVISCILFASICSGTGNPLPEYVSLYFKPNQASENGDSRGYGQAIANTDLMAGKLPSMTLARFKDSVYYFAGIFKGNHYQATQLCKYHNMDLVSIETKEENDFLYEYMTSFYGNTDYIFWTSGSIDNLSDWIWMGTGKPIIFANWFPKQPDNAGNNEKYLEVNYSLNNKGLMWNDRISTFQNYAICELTVPKSVSEVLANIEI, from the exons ATGAAATATCaagttaaaacaaaaaaaatgtatagaactTCTGTTATATCTTGTATTCTTTTCGCTTCAATATGTAGCGGCACTGGAAATCCATTACCGGAATATGTATCTCTGT ACTTCAAACCAAACCAAGCAAGTGAAAATGGGGACAGTCGTGGTTACGGCCAGGCAATAGCAA ACACTGATTTAATGGCAGGCAAACTACCATCAATGACTTTGGCCAGGTTTAAAgatagtgtttattactttgcAGGCATCTTCAAG gGGAATCATTACCAGGCAACGCAGTTGTGTAAATATCATAATATGGATTTAGTTAGTAtagaaacaaaagaagaaaatgattttctgTACGAATATATGACTTCATTTT ACGGAAATACCGACTACATATTTTGGACTTCTGGATCTATCGATAATCTTTCTGACTGGATATGGATGGGTACAGGCAAACCGATTATTTTCGCTAATTGGTTCCCCAAACAACCAGATAATGCTGGCaataacgaaaaatatttggaagttAATTACAGTCTAAACAATAAAGGACTAATGTGGAACGATCGTATCAGCACTTTTCAGAATTACGCAATTTGCGAACTTACTGTTCCAAAAAGTGTATCGGAAGTTTTAGCGAATATTG AAATCTAA
- the LOC130445067 gene encoding perlucin-like isoform X1: protein MKYQVKTKKMYRTSVISCILFASICSGTGNPLPEYVSLYFKPNQASENGDSRGYGQAIANTDLMAGKLPSMTLARFKDSVYYFAGIFKGNHYQATQLCKYHNMDLVSIETKEENDFLYEYMTSFYGNTDYIFWTSGSIDNLSDWIWMGTGKPIIFANWFPKQPDNAGNNEKYLEVNYSLNNKGLMWNDRISTFQNYAICELTVPKSVSEVLANIVEI, encoded by the exons ATGAAATATCaagttaaaacaaaaaaaatgtatagaactTCTGTTATATCTTGTATTCTTTTCGCTTCAATATGTAGCGGCACTGGAAATCCATTACCGGAATATGTATCTCTGT ACTTCAAACCAAACCAAGCAAGTGAAAATGGGGACAGTCGTGGTTACGGCCAGGCAATAGCAA ACACTGATTTAATGGCAGGCAAACTACCATCAATGACTTTGGCCAGGTTTAAAgatagtgtttattactttgcAGGCATCTTCAAG gGGAATCATTACCAGGCAACGCAGTTGTGTAAATATCATAATATGGATTTAGTTAGTAtagaaacaaaagaagaaaatgattttctgTACGAATATATGACTTCATTTT ACGGAAATACCGACTACATATTTTGGACTTCTGGATCTATCGATAATCTTTCTGACTGGATATGGATGGGTACAGGCAAACCGATTATTTTCGCTAATTGGTTCCCCAAACAACCAGATAATGCTGGCaataacgaaaaatatttggaagttAATTACAGTCTAAACAATAAAGGACTAATGTGGAACGATCGTATCAGCACTTTTCAGAATTACGCAATTTGCGAACTTACTGTTCCAAAAAGTGTATCGGAAGTTTTAGCGAATATTG TAGAAATCTAA
- the LOC130445067 gene encoding perlucin-like isoform X2 encodes MKYQVKTKKMYRTSVISCILFASICSGTGNPLPEYVSLYFKPNQASENGDSRGYGQAIANTDLMAGKLPSMTLARFKDSVYYFAGIFKGNHYQATQLCKYHNMDLVSIETKEENDFLYEYMTSFYGNTDYIFWTSGSIDNLSDWIWMGTGKPIIFANWFPKQPDNAGNNEKYLEVNYSLNNKGLMWNDRISTFQNYAICELTVPKSVSEVLANIGNFTLNVPVL; translated from the exons ATGAAATATCaagttaaaacaaaaaaaatgtatagaactTCTGTTATATCTTGTATTCTTTTCGCTTCAATATGTAGCGGCACTGGAAATCCATTACCGGAATATGTATCTCTGT ACTTCAAACCAAACCAAGCAAGTGAAAATGGGGACAGTCGTGGTTACGGCCAGGCAATAGCAA ACACTGATTTAATGGCAGGCAAACTACCATCAATGACTTTGGCCAGGTTTAAAgatagtgtttattactttgcAGGCATCTTCAAG gGGAATCATTACCAGGCAACGCAGTTGTGTAAATATCATAATATGGATTTAGTTAGTAtagaaacaaaagaagaaaatgattttctgTACGAATATATGACTTCATTTT ACGGAAATACCGACTACATATTTTGGACTTCTGGATCTATCGATAATCTTTCTGACTGGATATGGATGGGTACAGGCAAACCGATTATTTTCGCTAATTGGTTCCCCAAACAACCAGATAATGCTGGCaataacgaaaaatatttggaagttAATTACAGTCTAAACAATAAAGGACTAATGTGGAACGATCGTATCAGCACTTTTCAGAATTACGCAATTTGCGAACTTACTGTTCCAAAAAGTGTATCGGAAGTTTTAGCGAATATTGGTAATTTCACTTTGAATGTTCctgttttataa